One window of the Lactobacillus sp. PV034 genome contains the following:
- a CDS encoding ribonuclease J, with protein MAQNIKIMMLGGVRENGKNMYAVQVDDEIFIMDAGLKYPDSSMLGIDVVIPDLDFFKEYGDRIAGIFLTHGHDDAIGALPYILRNHDIPVFGSKLTIELAKIAVQRENKRRKNNLFHVIDADTEIDFKNASVSFFKTTHSLPDSLGIDLSTKEGEIVYTGDFKFDPSAKEGYRTDFVRLSEISQKGVLALLSDSTNAEAVFPNDRQSSIQNYILNTFNNHEGRIIVASKASNIVRIQEIFQAAAATGRHVYLTGRDIGKIVYTAMKLGYLDVPKDLLVHSKDLKKIPDNELVILETGRMGEPLKSLQKMATNRHRLIKIKKGDMVFIATTPSHSVETMVAQTSDMIYRAGGTVKQLGRERHTSGHATGRDLQILIDTMKPKFLIPAIGEYRLLELHKNLAVEVGMDPKDVYLTKNGDVLKLEKGRFYLSDPVPGEDTMIDGSGVGDVGNIVLRDREVLSDDGVFIAAVTIDRKKKKIVSEPLVSTRGFVYIKTNHELMNGAVDAIKEAIANNFEHKRFDWTELKQDVRNSVEKFLYKQTGRRPVVLPVVMEVNQNRHRAMVKRNELHKAKEEIKDKNARPNRSQTSNTTSSKNQRPHKKANNKQNHSKDNLAQKKA; from the coding sequence ATGGCACAAAACATTAAGATAATGATGTTGGGTGGCGTGCGTGAAAATGGAAAGAACATGTATGCTGTTCAAGTTGACGATGAAATTTTTATTATGGATGCTGGACTTAAATATCCAGACAGCTCAATGCTTGGAATTGATGTCGTAATTCCAGATTTAGACTTTTTCAAAGAATATGGCGATCGAATTGCAGGAATCTTTTTAACTCATGGTCATGATGATGCAATTGGAGCACTTCCATATATTTTGCGCAATCATGATATTCCAGTATTCGGTTCTAAACTTACAATTGAATTAGCAAAAATTGCAGTTCAACGTGAAAATAAGCGTCGCAAAAACAATTTATTCCATGTAATTGATGCTGATACTGAAATTGATTTTAAGAATGCAAGTGTATCTTTCTTTAAGACTACGCATTCACTTCCTGATTCACTCGGAATTGATCTTTCTACAAAAGAAGGAGAAATTGTTTATACTGGTGACTTTAAGTTTGATCCATCAGCTAAAGAAGGATATCGAACTGACTTTGTTAGATTATCCGAAATATCTCAAAAGGGCGTTTTAGCTTTATTAAGTGATTCTACTAATGCAGAAGCGGTCTTCCCTAACGATCGCCAGTCATCAATTCAAAACTATATTCTTAATACCTTTAATAACCATGAAGGTAGAATTATTGTTGCTTCTAAAGCTTCTAATATTGTTAGAATTCAAGAAATTTTCCAAGCAGCAGCAGCAACCGGACGTCATGTCTATTTAACCGGACGTGACATTGGTAAGATAGTTTATACTGCAATGAAATTGGGCTATCTTGATGTTCCAAAAGATTTATTAGTTCATAGTAAAGATTTAAAGAAAATCCCAGACAACGAACTAGTAATTCTGGAAACTGGTAGAATGGGAGAACCACTTAAATCACTTCAAAAGATGGCTACTAATCGTCACCGTTTGATTAAGATTAAAAAGGGAGACATGGTGTTTATTGCAACGACTCCTTCTCATTCAGTAGAAACTATGGTAGCTCAAACCAGCGATATGATTTATCGTGCTGGTGGTACCGTAAAACAATTAGGCCGGGAACGTCATACGAGTGGTCATGCTACTGGACGCGATTTGCAAATCTTAATTGATACCATGAAACCTAAATTCTTGATTCCTGCAATTGGTGAATATCGTTTGCTGGAACTACATAAGAATTTAGCCGTTGAAGTAGGTATGGATCCTAAAGATGTGTACTTAACTAAGAATGGTGACGTCTTAAAATTAGAAAAAGGTAGATTCTACCTTAGTGATCCTGTTCCAGGCGAAGATACGATGATCGACGGCTCAGGTGTAGGGGATGTCGGAAACATTGTTTTAAGAGATCGTGAAGTTTTATCAGATGATGGTGTCTTCATTGCTGCAGTAACAATTGACCGCAAAAAGAAAAAGATTGTTTCTGAACCATTAGTATCAACTAGAGGATTTGTTTATATCAAGACAAACCACGAGTTGATGAATGGTGCGGTAGATGCTATCAAAGAAGCAATTGCTAATAATTTTGAACATAAACGTTTTGATTGGACAGAGTTAAAACAAGATGTAAGAAATAGCGTAGAAAAATTTTTGTATAAGCAAACCGGTCGTCGACCAGTTGTACTTCCAGTCGTAATGGAAGTAAATCAAAATAGACATCGTGCGATGGTAAAACGTAATGAGCTTCACAAGGCAAAAGAAGAAATAAAAGATAAGAATGCTCGCCCAAATCGCTCTCAAACGTCTAATACTACTAGTTCAAAAAATCAGCGTCCACATAAAAAAGCAAATAATAAGCAAAATCATAGTAAAGATAACTTAGCACAAAAGAAGGCTTAA
- the rpsO gene encoding 30S ribosomal protein S15: protein MAISKEKKDELIKKYGRHEGDTGSPEVQIALLTDEINNLNEHLKENKQDHHSYRGLLKKIGHRRNLLRYLRNKDIQRYRDLIQELGLRR, encoded by the coding sequence ATGGCAATTTCAAAAGAAAAAAAAGATGAATTAATTAAGAAGTATGGTCGTCACGAAGGTGATACAGGTTCTCCTGAAGTTCAAATTGCTTTGCTTACTGACGAAATTAACAACTTGAACGAACACTTAAAAGAAAACAAACAAGATCACCACTCATACCGTGGTTTGCTTAAGAAGATTGGTCACCGTCGTAACTTACTTCGTTACTTAAGAAATAAGGACATTCAACGTTACCGTGACTTAATCCAAGAATTAGGTTTACGTCGTTAA
- the rpsT gene encoding 30S ribosomal protein S20: MPQIKSAIKRVKTTATANKRNASEMSKLRTEIRKFNEAVEAKSKDVLELQVKAARALDKAVSKGLISKNKANRDKSRMAKKVAAK; encoded by the coding sequence ATGCCACAAATTAAATCTGCAATCAAGCGTGTTAAAACTACTGCTACTGCTAACAAGCGTAATGCTTCTGAAATGAGTAAATTGAGAACTGAAATCAGAAAGTTCAACGAAGCTGTTGAAGCCAAATCAAAGGACGTCCTCGAATTACAAGTTAAAGCTGCTCGTGCTCTTGATAAGGCCGTTTCAAAAGGTCTTATTTCAAAGAACAAGGCTAACCGTGATAAATCACGTATGGCAAAAAAAGTTGCTGCTAAATAA
- the holA gene encoding DNA polymerase III subunit delta, whose translation MALIELFKPTNLKNSHTLITGPDAYLNDYVAKDFIRQEKFKNLEQTIIDCSEDGIEELIANLTESSLFAQQKLIVVKNPFFLTARIADKYKKQVNKLQLILDHLQEIENILVIIASYEKIDKRKKISKILFDQVDVVETKYRPYEISGLIKGISKSEGYTITNQALQLLIQRSDQVLDTALNNYVKLKSISEDQKIRESLIEQNVDRSLSENIFEILTVAFKGDYAQASARLDEHLREGNNAIQILGIFESQIEFLMVVKTLQTRRWTREQIIKELKANPYRIKLAMQNVVTLEKLKYLLQKCIALDFGYKNGQYRGNEYLKMFILSL comes from the coding sequence ATGGCATTAATTGAATTATTCAAACCCACGAATTTAAAAAATAGTCACACTTTAATTACAGGACCAGATGCATATTTAAATGATTATGTTGCAAAAGATTTTATTAGACAAGAAAAATTTAAAAATTTAGAACAAACTATTATTGATTGTAGTGAAGATGGGATAGAAGAATTAATTGCAAACTTAACCGAGTCCTCATTATTTGCACAACAAAAATTGATTGTTGTTAAAAATCCCTTCTTTTTGACTGCAAGAATCGCAGATAAATACAAAAAACAAGTAAATAAATTACAACTAATCCTTGATCATCTACAGGAAATAGAAAATATCCTAGTTATTATTGCAAGTTATGAAAAAATAGATAAACGTAAAAAAATAAGCAAAATCTTGTTTGATCAAGTCGATGTAGTTGAAACTAAATACCGTCCTTATGAAATAAGTGGTCTGATAAAGGGAATCAGTAAGAGTGAAGGCTATACTATTACTAATCAGGCTTTACAATTACTAATTCAACGTAGTGACCAGGTATTAGATACAGCTTTAAATAATTATGTTAAATTAAAAAGTATCAGTGAAGATCAAAAAATAAGAGAGTCTTTAATCGAGCAGAATGTTGATCGCTCTTTATCTGAAAATATATTTGAGATCCTAACTGTCGCTTTTAAAGGAGATTACGCTCAAGCGAGTGCTAGACTGGATGAGCATTTACGCGAAGGAAATAATGCTATCCAAATATTAGGAATTTTTGAGTCGCAAATAGAATTTTTAATGGTTGTGAAGACGTTACAAACAAGAAGATGGACTAGAGAACAAATTATAAAAGAATTAAAGGCAAATCCGTACAGAATTAAATTAGCAATGCAAAATGTGGTCACGTTAGAAAAGTTAAAATACTTATTGCAAAAGTGTATTGCGCTTGATTTTGGTTATAAAAATGGGCAATATCGAGGTAATGAATACCTTAAGATGTTTATATTGTCACTTTAG
- a CDS encoding DNA internalization-related competence protein ComEC/Rec2, whose translation MIKYNRSLNIFMFLLIIVFIFLGDKVKSKYSTCDLGNSIVLQPDQLKIKEGFGHGEAKIGNDKILISLPVSQELEAALNKNKTVILTNLVGQTQEIEPATNFGQFDYRKFYASEHIYERVILKNYQILPKKRNLIDYFHGLRNQLKNFCLQLPRLVGFMTSEMLLAENLDSKNQTILDSYRNLGVIHLLSISGLHVGLYTTFISIICTLLKRDEYQTFLICILVLGIEIALADFQAGFVRASLGFFLGKIFSLKNIPLTRGDRLGLVALIHLFIKPRLFFNCGAILSYLLVLGLELIGEKGAIKQGLLLNLLITPILLNNFYQFNALSLLFNFIIVPIFNFCLLPLTLIGVITFKLCPGLTFFIEKIFHIVMELMEKLARTNLGIINFGKINWWQTILLLLLSLVIIIYSHKKQQKRLFYLSLLMTYVVIFVSIHFPLYGRVSIIDVGQGDSILVTTPFKRKAYLIDTGGKVNFGKKKSSPQINRITLPYLYAQGIDHLDAVFLSHQDADHIGDLGPLLDQVPVRKLYFAQGLNENPSFIKRINGKVKHTKLVPLLAGDVVKNKDITFHVMYPFLPGTGKNEDSLSLYFNLGGKSWLFTGDLDQEGEKKLIQQFPIQVDYFKLGHHGSKTSSNPEFLKTINPRLVFISAGRNNRFGHPHLETLQTLESLKIPYYATQDSGTITWTYYPLNRQNKFTTFNQGSLHGIN comes from the coding sequence ATGATTAAATATAATCGCAGCCTAAATATTTTCATGTTCTTACTAATTATCGTATTTATATTTTTAGGAGATAAAGTTAAGTCTAAATATAGTACGTGTGATTTAGGTAATAGTATCGTCCTTCAACCGGATCAATTAAAGATCAAGGAAGGATTTGGGCATGGAGAAGCTAAAATAGGAAATGATAAAATTCTAATTAGTTTACCAGTATCGCAAGAATTAGAAGCGGCTTTGAATAAAAATAAAACAGTGATTCTTACCAATTTAGTTGGACAAACGCAAGAAATAGAGCCAGCCACTAATTTTGGTCAATTTGATTATCGAAAATTTTATGCTAGTGAGCATATTTATGAGCGGGTAATTTTAAAAAATTATCAAATTTTACCTAAAAAAAGAAACTTAATTGACTATTTTCATGGTTTACGTAATCAATTAAAAAATTTTTGTTTACAATTGCCGAGGTTAGTTGGCTTTATGACAAGTGAAATGTTACTAGCTGAAAATTTGGATAGTAAAAATCAAACTATTCTTGATAGTTATCGAAATTTGGGTGTAATTCATCTCTTAAGTATTTCTGGGTTGCATGTGGGACTATATACTACTTTTATTTCAATTATTTGCACTTTGTTGAAACGAGATGAATATCAAACTTTTCTCATCTGCATCCTTGTCTTGGGAATAGAAATTGCTTTAGCTGATTTTCAGGCTGGCTTTGTTAGGGCAAGCTTAGGCTTTTTTCTAGGAAAAATATTCTCTTTGAAAAATATCCCCCTAACTAGGGGAGATCGTCTTGGGTTAGTAGCACTAATTCACCTATTTATAAAGCCACGCTTATTTTTTAATTGTGGTGCAATCTTATCATATTTATTGGTTTTGGGCTTAGAATTAATTGGCGAAAAAGGAGCAATTAAACAGGGATTATTGTTGAATCTCTTAATTACACCAATCTTGTTAAATAATTTTTATCAATTTAATGCTTTAAGCCTTTTATTTAATTTTATAATTGTACCAATTTTTAATTTTTGCTTGTTACCTTTAACGCTAATTGGTGTAATAACTTTTAAATTATGCCCTGGTCTAACTTTCTTTATTGAAAAAATTTTTCATATAGTTATGGAACTCATGGAAAAATTAGCCAGAACTAATTTAGGGATCATCAATTTTGGAAAAATTAACTGGTGGCAAACTATCTTATTATTGCTTCTTTCATTAGTCATTATTATTTATAGTCACAAGAAACAGCAAAAAAGACTCTTTTATTTAAGTTTATTGATGACCTATGTGGTTATTTTCGTATCAATACATTTTCCTTTGTACGGTAGAGTCTCAATTATAGATGTAGGCCAGGGGGATAGTATTTTAGTTACTACACCGTTTAAACGCAAAGCCTACTTAATTGATACAGGAGGAAAAGTGAATTTTGGTAAGAAAAAATCAAGTCCTCAAATAAATCGTATTACATTACCTTATCTTTATGCACAAGGAATTGATCATTTGGATGCAGTTTTCTTGTCTCATCAGGATGCCGATCACATTGGGGATTTGGGACCATTATTAGATCAAGTACCCGTAAGAAAACTGTATTTTGCTCAAGGTTTAAACGAGAATCCTTCATTTATTAAAAGAATTAATGGAAAAGTTAAGCATACAAAATTAGTACCATTACTTGCTGGAGATGTGGTTAAGAATAAAGATATTACTTTTCATGTGATGTATCCATTTTTACCAGGAACCGGTAAAAATGAAGATTCACTTTCGTTATATTTTAATTTAGGCGGTAAAAGTTGGCTTTTTACTGGAGATTTAGATCAGGAGGGAGAGAAAAAACTTATTCAGCAATTTCCCATACAAGTGGACTACTTTAAACTGGGACATCATGGAAGTAAAACATCGTCTAATCCCGAATTTTTAAAAACTATTAATCCCCGACTCGTTTTTATTTCTGCGGGGAGAAATAATCGTTTTGGACATCCTCATTTAGAAACACTTCAAACGCTGGAGTCGTTAAAAATTCCATATTATGCAACTCAAGATAGTGGTACAATTACATGGACATATTATCCACTAAATCGTCAGAATAAATTTACAACTTTTAATCAAGGATCTTTACATGGCATTAATTGA
- a CDS encoding helix-hairpin-helix domain-containing protein — MDFEKIKKIIKENKKYCLIGILLIGIMFFYINAQKSEVDNSNLLPQSSQSSQSANKSAPSPNLSSNASTAPKTSASTKITCDISGAVKHGGVYTLKAGARLLDLIDAAGGLTEKAQIKAINRAQLLKDQDQIYIPHDGEKVDPVMPTGGQNSNTSTDNTNKEQIHLNSASVADLQKLSGIGQKRAEQIIQFRDANGGFNQIEDITKVSGIGDKTFEKFKDQLAL, encoded by the coding sequence ATGGATTTTGAAAAAATCAAGAAAATTATTAAAGAAAATAAGAAGTACTGCTTAATTGGAATTTTATTAATTGGAATAATGTTTTTTTATATTAATGCTCAAAAAAGCGAGGTTGATAATTCTAATTTACTTCCACAATCAAGTCAAAGTTCTCAGTCAGCCAACAAAAGTGCTCCATCTCCAAATTTATCATCAAATGCTTCAACGGCTCCTAAGACATCTGCATCAACTAAAATTACCTGTGATATTTCAGGGGCTGTGAAACATGGTGGAGTATATACTTTGAAAGCAGGAGCTCGCTTATTAGATTTGATTGATGCAGCAGGAGGGCTAACAGAAAAAGCACAAATCAAAGCAATAAATCGCGCTCAATTATTAAAGGATCAAGATCAAATATATATCCCACATGATGGTGAAAAGGTAGATCCCGTTATGCCTACTGGAGGACAAAACTCAAATACTTCAACTGATAATACCAACAAAGAACAAATTCACTTAAATAGTGCTAGTGTAGCTGACTTACAAAAATTAAGTGGAATTGGTCAAAAAAGAGCGGAACAAATTATTCAGTTTAGAGATGCAAACGGTGGTTTTAATCAAATAGAAGATATTACTAAAGTATCAGGTATTGGAGATAAAACCTTTGAGAAGTTTAAAGACCAATTGGCTTTATAA
- a CDS encoding SepM family pheromone-processing serine protease, whose amino-acid sequence MNKKEHSKSKIKNWLLIIAAFFVALIICLWPTNYVIESPGQASPISSLIKTKSKYNYHNLYYVTVSERPAVLIDYLTSYLRPFDSRYTKKEIQGDASNKQYNEIQKYYMQTSQNNALVYAAKKANVPYSQKYLGVYVMSILSNSTFKDKLQIGDNIQAVNDKNFRSTAQLQSYLNHLAPNTPITLKVIRAKHSLTMTGKTVKIAGTKQVGIGIQLIDHSQVKTIPRLAIDAGDIGGPSAGLMFSLAAYQYFIHQKLSITKVAGTGTIDEKGHVGMIGGIDKKVVAASKQGIKVFFAPAEQPVGIKQRDTNYAEAVRTAKKIHTKMKIIPVNNFNDALSYLNTHKI is encoded by the coding sequence ATGAATAAAAAAGAACATTCAAAATCTAAGATAAAAAATTGGCTGCTAATAATAGCAGCATTTTTTGTTGCACTTATAATTTGTCTTTGGCCGACTAATTATGTGATTGAAAGCCCGGGTCAAGCAAGTCCGATAAGTAGTTTGATAAAAACGAAATCAAAATATAATTATCATAATTTATATTATGTTACCGTATCTGAACGTCCCGCAGTTTTAATAGATTATCTTACATCTTATTTAAGACCCTTTGATAGTCGATATACAAAAAAGGAAATTCAAGGGGATGCTAGCAATAAACAATATAATGAAATTCAAAAGTATTATATGCAGACTAGCCAAAATAATGCTCTGGTTTATGCAGCAAAAAAAGCTAATGTACCATATTCCCAGAAATATCTAGGCGTTTATGTGATGAGTATTTTATCTAACTCAACATTTAAAGATAAGTTGCAAATTGGTGATAACATTCAAGCAGTAAACGACAAAAATTTTAGGTCTACTGCACAACTACAATCTTATCTCAATCATTTGGCACCTAATACTCCAATAACACTTAAGGTAATCAGAGCTAAGCATTCTTTAACAATGACCGGAAAAACAGTCAAAATAGCAGGAACTAAGCAAGTTGGTATTGGCATTCAGTTAATTGACCATTCGCAAGTTAAAACAATTCCGCGACTTGCAATTGATGCAGGTGATATTGGTGGACCATCAGCTGGCTTAATGTTTAGTTTGGCTGCTTATCAATACTTTATTCATCAAAAATTATCAATAACCAAGGTTGCAGGAACTGGTACGATCGATGAAAAGGGACATGTTGGAATGATTGGAGGAATAGATAAAAAAGTTGTCGCTGCCAGTAAGCAAGGAATAAAAGTATTTTTTGCTCCTGCTGAACAACCCGTTGGAATTAAACAAAGAGATACAAATTATGCTGAAGCTGTTAGAACTGCAAAAAAAATTCATACTAAAATGAAAATAATTCCAGTAAATAATTTTAATGATGCTCTTTCTTATTTAAATACACATAAAATTTAA
- the coaD gene encoding pantetheine-phosphate adenylyltransferase has product MVKAIFPGSFDPLTNGHLETIKTAAKMFDELFVVIMTNTQKKYLFDEKERVELAKKVLNPITNVEVIGRPLELTVDVARKLHASIIVRGLRNDADFNYEREIAQINKTLAPELNTVFLLTSPENSFISSSMIKETAMFGGDVTKLVPSEVAIGLKKKVNQHE; this is encoded by the coding sequence ATGGTAAAGGCAATTTTTCCAGGAAGTTTTGATCCTTTAACCAATGGTCATTTAGAAACTATTAAGACAGCTGCAAAAATGTTTGATGAATTGTTTGTGGTAATTATGACCAATACTCAAAAAAAATATTTATTTGATGAAAAAGAGCGAGTTGAATTGGCAAAAAAAGTATTGAATCCAATTACGAATGTTGAAGTAATTGGTCGCCCGCTGGAACTTACCGTTGACGTAGCACGAAAACTGCATGCATCTATAATTGTTCGTGGTCTTAGAAATGATGCTGATTTTAATTATGAACGTGAAATTGCCCAAATAAATAAAACCCTCGCCCCAGAATTAAATACAGTTTTTTTGTTAACTAGTCCAGAGAATAGTTTTATTTCTTCATCGATGATTAAAGAAACAGCAATGTTCGGGGGAGATGTAACTAAACTTGTTCCTAGTGAAGTAGCAATTGGACTAAAAAAGAAAGTCAATCAACATGAATAA
- the rsmD gene encoding 16S rRNA (guanine(966)-N(2))-methyltransferase RsmD, which translates to MRVISGKYAKRNLVTLKSNSTRPTSDKVKESLFNSLGQFFSGGRVLDLYAGSGALGIEAVSRGYEEAYLVDISAQACKIIHKNVDLTREADRFKVLKASDFKALKMLAEHGKKFDLIFLDPPYAKEKIVKVMKKLQELDLLNKHALVIAETDEHTELPVIDGFNLKKNHHLGRTKVKIYERI; encoded by the coding sequence TTGAGAGTTATTTCTGGAAAATATGCTAAAAGAAATTTAGTAACGCTAAAAAGTAATAGTACGAGACCAACTAGCGATAAAGTTAAAGAATCTCTGTTTAACTCTTTAGGTCAGTTTTTTTCAGGAGGACGTGTTTTAGATCTTTATGCAGGTAGCGGAGCCTTGGGAATTGAGGCGGTATCCAGAGGCTATGAGGAAGCATATTTAGTTGATATCAGTGCCCAAGCTTGCAAAATTATTCACAAAAATGTTGATTTAACTAGAGAAGCAGACCGATTTAAAGTTTTAAAAGCAAGTGATTTTAAGGCTTTAAAAATGTTGGCTGAACATGGTAAGAAGTTTGATCTTATTTTTTTGGATCCACCATATGCAAAAGAAAAGATTGTTAAAGTGATGAAAAAATTGCAGGAACTAGATTTGCTAAATAAGCATGCCTTAGTAATTGCAGAAACTGATGAACATACGGAATTACCAGTGATAGATGGCTTTAATTTGAAAAAGAATCATCACTTGGGAAGAACCAAAGTTAAGATTTACGAGAGGATATAA
- a CDS encoding DUF2129 domain-containing protein, with translation MGLVYQDNSKHHIEARKSIIVWLYNARDQYKLRHFGDIVYFSRKNKYVIIYLNAEQVDQTINSLKKEKFVKKVERSQQDNLNFSAEYEEKFMEDLRLQAEEMLDKGETLN, from the coding sequence ATGGGATTGGTTTATCAGGATAATTCTAAGCATCACATAGAAGCTAGAAAAAGTATTATTGTTTGGCTTTATAATGCAAGAGACCAGTATAAATTGAGACACTTCGGTGATATTGTATATTTTTCAAGAAAAAACAAGTACGTTATTATTTATTTAAATGCGGAACAAGTTGATCAAACAATCAATTCTCTTAAAAAAGAAAAATTTGTCAAAAAAGTTGAAAGGTCACAGCAAGATAATTTAAATTTCTCAGCTGAATACGAAGAAAAATTTATGGAAGACTTGCGACTTCAAGCTGAAGAAATGTTAGATAAAGGAGAGACACTTAATTGA
- a CDS encoding FtsW/RodA/SpoVE family cell cycle protein, translated as MRKKIKYLDYSILIPYLILCLLGIIMVYSASSDILLVNGFKSTVYMSRQIIYFVAAFVLFGIPTFGLKLKIFKNKKFVLSYLGISAVLLLFLVALKIISHGQAAVNGAVGWINLGFINIQPVELAKLSLVLYLAYVLDRRDGKIIPGQIRENLSGPTIISFCMIALVIVEPDFGGSAILFMIVFVMYLVSGIPTKLALEWLATLFIAIILLVFVLLVWEPGFIKGSYQFQRLLAFAHPFELEKTGGAQLVNSYYAIHNGGLFGSGLGNSMQKRGYLPEPYTDFILSITAEELGVIGAIAIVSLLFFLMWRIMEVGIHAHTQFNALVCFGVTTMIFTETLFNVGAVLGLLPITGVTLPFISYGGSSLIVLSAGLGIVLNIAASERKYLMESETVQ; from the coding sequence GTGCGAAAAAAAATTAAGTATTTAGATTATTCCATCTTAATTCCTTATCTTATTCTTTGTTTGTTGGGAATTATTATGGTATATTCAGCGAGTTCTGATATTTTATTAGTCAATGGCTTCAAGTCAACAGTCTATATGTCACGTCAGATAATCTATTTTGTTGCAGCATTTGTTTTATTTGGTATTCCAACTTTTGGATTAAAGCTAAAAATATTCAAGAATAAAAAATTTGTCTTATCTTATTTAGGGATTTCTGCTGTCTTACTTTTATTTTTAGTTGCGCTAAAAATAATTAGTCATGGTCAAGCAGCTGTTAATGGTGCGGTAGGCTGGATCAATTTAGGGTTTATTAATATTCAACCTGTTGAGTTAGCCAAATTGTCTCTGGTACTTTACTTAGCTTATGTTTTAGATCGGCGAGATGGAAAAATTATTCCAGGTCAAATCCGAGAAAATCTTTCTGGACCAACAATTATTTCTTTCTGTATGATTGCTTTGGTAATAGTTGAACCTGATTTTGGTGGTTCAGCAATTCTCTTTATGATTGTATTTGTGATGTATTTGGTTTCAGGTATTCCGACAAAATTAGCGTTAGAATGGTTAGCTACCTTATTTATCGCCATTATTTTATTAGTTTTTGTCCTACTCGTTTGGGAACCTGGATTTATTAAAGGATCTTATCAGTTTCAACGTTTACTTGCATTTGCTCATCCCTTCGAATTGGAAAAAACAGGTGGTGCACAACTAGTTAATTCTTACTACGCAATTCACAATGGTGGCTTGTTTGGATCTGGCTTAGGAAATTCAATGCAAAAACGTGGTTATTTACCTGAACCTTATACTGATTTTATTCTTTCGATCACGGCAGAAGAACTTGGTGTAATCGGAGCAATCGCCATTGTTTCACTATTATTCTTCTTAATGTGGCGTATTATGGAAGTAGGAATTCATGCTCATACTCAGTTTAATGCCTTAGTATGTTTTGGTGTCACAACAATGATTTTTACCGAAACCCTATTCAATGTGGGAGCAGTATTAGGTTTACTTCCAATTACAGGGGTTACTTTACCCTTTATTTCGTATGGGGGTTCGTCACTAATAGTTTTAAGTGCAGGACTTGGAATCGTATTAAATATTGCGGCAAGTGAGCGTAAATATCTTATGGAAAGCGAGACCGTACAATAA